TCGTCGGAGGATCGTCGGAGGGAGCGCTGCCGACCATCACGGTGGCCTCCGAGGACGGTTCCCAGCCCAGCGCCGCCGCTCTGGAGAGCAGTGACTCCTCGGTGTCACCCCGCACGATGCCGTCCACGACCAGTGCTTCGAGCCGTGCGTCCCAGGCCCCCCTGGCCTCCGCTGCCGCCGCGTACGAGGTCGCCGCCGCGAACGCGATCTCGCGGGTGTAGCGAAGTATCGACTCCGTGAGCAGGATTCGCTCCTGATCGTCCTCGGCCAGGTCGGGCAGCTGCTGCTCGAAGACGTCGATGGCGGTGCGCACCATCTCCAGCGTCTGCCGCAGGCTTATCCACCGCGACAGGTCCCTGGGAGCGGCTCGGAATGCCTCCGCCGTGAGCCTGATGGACTCGGAGGGGTCCTGCAGCCAGGAGACGAAGTTGGAGACCCCGGTCTGGGTCACCAGCAGCACGTTGGAGCGCTGGTCGGCGGGCAGCCGCGAGAACCAGGACAGCCGTTGTTCCATGGCGCTGATGCTCGCGGTGGCCAGTCCCCCTGAGGCGCGTTCCAGTTTCCGCAGGGTCCTGGCCGACAGTTCGGTGCGCTCCGTCCTCGGCGCCGCCGCGTCGGGGGAGTTCGCTTCGTTCTCGCCCGCCATGCCGACCAGCCTCGCACGGTTGCCCGGCCACCG
The nucleotide sequence above comes from Actinopolyspora erythraea. Encoded proteins:
- a CDS encoding PucR family transcriptional regulator — protein: MAGENEANSPDAAAPRTERTELSARTLRKLERASGGLATASISAMEQRLSWFSRLPADQRSNVLLVTQTGVSNFVSWLQDPSESIRLTAEAFRAAPRDLSRWISLRQTLEMVRTAIDVFEQQLPDLAEDDQERILLTESILRYTREIAFAAATSYAAAAEARGAWDARLEALVVDGIVRGDTEESLLSRAAALGWEPSSEATVMVGSAPSDDPPTIVYQVRSRAARAGRSVLLGVQGSRLVVVFGEASDGRAVREPAGIIAEAFEEGPVVIGPTVPSLAEAHRSAADAMSGLRAVVAWPEAPRPVASEDLLPERALAGDPEAERLLVDTIVLPLNEAGGTLLETLDTYLEVGGVLESCARKLYVHPNTVRYRLRRISEVTGRSPTTPRGAHTLRVALGVGRLVKSRGTS